The Nymphaea colorata isolate Beijing-Zhang1983 chromosome 5, ASM883128v2, whole genome shotgun sequence DNA segment AAGGTGATTATCCCAGCAGAGAACTGGCTTTAATCCTTCATAGAACCCTGAAAGTCTAGGGTTGCAAATAAGTTGGATGAGGCTAAGATAACTAAATACATTTACAAGTTGGATGGATATCAAATCCAGTACAACCAAGAATGACAAAACCCTCAAACCAGATCCATTTCACTAGCAACCTTGAGTAAAACGGCCCACCGCATCTTAACTAGTTGAATGAGATTACTCAAGAGTTCAATCCAAGCACTTAAACTCAAACTTTATCTTTACTGGAAAGTGCCGCAAGATCTAAAGCATTGAAACCCATtattattttaacttttattcTTCATATGGGTCATTTTCTTTCCCAAGCATCATTTTTTGTTAACTtaggaaaagaatgaaaaaaagtgttttttcttgATGGCATTCATTCATGGGGCTTTGACTACAATAAAGTAGGAGGCAGAATAAACTGGTTCTGCATTGTAGGATGGTgctcttttttatatatatatatataggttggTCCTAATTTTTGAttgagactttttttttcttttgctgaataagaagaatatttcatcctactggCCAAAGGAGAATCAAAGCTCCTACCTATACCTTTGTCCTCCTAATATATAGGGTCTACTTTCGGTGCTCAGGAGGGCCACCCTTGTCTTGGTTACCCCCCATTTGCAGCACAGAAAGTTGATGCCCCAAGACCACCTAGAGCTCTTGTCTCATCCATTGCACCAACTCCTTTGAGGACTATACCTTCTTTTTCTATACTCAAAACTCGGATTTCGTCAAAATTGGAGCCGGGTCAAATGGACCTGTTGGTGGAACCTGCATCACATGTGCACCCATGTGCCAAACTAGTACTTAAACTTAACTTCAAGTGGGGCCTTATTAGTTAAATCAAGCTAAAGCGACATTAGTGAATGATCTAAACTCAAGGTTCCCAGTTAAGCTCAATGAAATTCACACATGCTCCATTAAATTGAAacatgaagagaagaaaatgtttGTTTTCGAGGGAGCTGGTGCAATGGTCAGTGTTTGGGCTGGTAGCCGTCCAGTTTATATTTTGAATCACCAGGGCATCGACTCTctatactgaaaaaaaaagtgcttgACACACAAGTTGAAACAAAGTAGTGAGGCGAACATCCCAAGGCACTGAAAGTATGCCATGTACTCTAAAAAGACAAGGGGTTGGGTGGGAGCTTCTGCTCTCATGTaggtggtaggatgaaatactctttctGCTCATCCAAAGAAAAGATAATGTCTAATGTTTGAGCACACAAATAGCAAATATCATCTACCTTTAAAGTTAATATATAGATCAATGCTTAACTTtcgagaaaaaaatttcaaaagccCTTTATTAACAAGCTGCAttaatttttgatataagaTAATGATATATACCTCTTTTGAGGATAAAAATAGCTTTCATTTGCCAAGGAAGAACCAATTCTTTACAAGGGATGTTTTAAtactttatataaaaaattattgatttttgtTCATAGGTAACTCTTCGAGAAATTCTGTCAAAAGTTCAACATCtatttgttaacttttaaaagttgagaAGTGATCTATTATCTGCATAAAAGTTATATGCACTTTTTGTAAGCAATTAGTGCCTTGTCTGTAGGGGTTTCTACTTGGTTCTGACTCAGCCCGATTTATTttcagctcgactcgagctttTTTTAGTGTAGATACCTCTTAACTCATCCAACTGCACGTGGAGACATATGTCTACGTTCCTCTCTATGCATCATCTGAACTCTGATTGGATTCGATGACAAATGGTCAAGCATGTTTTTGTGCTTTGGACCTTATCCCAACATTATCTCTAATGTGTTTATTTGTCTCTTCACAATTGGTGTTTTGGTTGTCCTGGATCCTAGCCGTTAGTATTCCTAGTTTTATCATGTCTTTTCTTCAGAAGCTTATAACCCATGACTCTGATTCGCAAAAGATATATAGAAAATGGGTCCACGCCAACTAAGGCCGACCATCGATGGTCGGCGTAGAACTGATGCTTCCACTAAGCAATGGTTTTCGAGTCGGGGTAAAGCTTTTTCAAGGCCCAGGCTGCTTAGAAATGTCAAATCACATTAGTACTTTTTAGATACCTTTTTCCTCATACTATGCACATGAAAAGCACATCCCTTTTTCCATAGGGAAAGCTATTCCCAAGCCAAATTCCAAAGAAAGCAACACACTTTTATAGCTCAAATGTTAGTTTTCTTCGTTATAGCTGTTATCTAGGGACTTTTCCTAGAAATTCATGGATAATTAAGCTTTGTCAATATTATTTTGTCTTTGATTAAGACTTCTAATGAATCATTTGGGCAACTCCTCAGCTTCGCGAGCACTGCTGCCACAAGTGGCAAGTAAGAGGAAAATGTGAAGAGTGTCAAGTTGAAAGATTAATTTTTGTCCATTGAAAATCTTTCTAAGCACCTTACATGTGGACAACAAATCAACATCAAGAGGAGAGGTGgagtcaagattttttttccctaagGGGTCACTTTGTAATTTCtaaaacttttagaaaaactaaacaaaaaaatttgaaattactaAGTAGtgagatttcaatttttcaaaatcttaggGAACCATGGCCCCCTGCCAGCCCTCCTTTGGCTCCTCTTATCGAAAGATTTAATGActatcaaaaagaagaaaaatttaagGTCTTGTATAAGGGCCAAGATTTTCATGAGAACGATTTTACTGTTATGACATTTAATTGGATTGACAAGATGAGTGGTGATTCCTAATTGATTCGCCTGAATCGATCAATCAGCCGATTTACTGAATCGGCAGAGTGCCGATCCGGTTCCTTAACTGAATTTAATAACactagtttttttaattaagattTTGAATGGTGATTACTTAgtggaacttttctttttgcagtCACAAGGGCCCATTTTATTTAATCTGAGTGGGTGTTCTGGAGTCGCGAATTCAAAATTAGCACAAAAATGATATAATTTTACTGTAAAAGTTATCAAAATCTTGAAGGTTCGTACTTAggggaaaaaaagatgaagtaATGGAATGAGATTGGAAGCAGTCACTTGAGCCGTTACCAAAAGTGCAAAGATCAAAAGGGTTGCTTAGAAAGACAACTAAGAAAGTTGAACAAAGAGAATAGGAATCCAAattcagagaaagagagagagatgctcaGAAACACAGCTAAGAAAGTGGAAAGTTGAGGAAAGAATTCAATTTCTGAGTGGGGATGCTTGGCAATTTGAGATTCTCTCTCCTTCAAAAATCTTTTCTGGAGAGGGGAGTTGGAAACTTCCCGCCCCCAAACATACCAGcctcctctctccttccttttccACGCCAGCACAAGAATCGGcatatctatctctctctatctggGAGTTTTGGCGATTGGAGAATGCCTCCAGTGCAAGAATCTCTTGCTTTTCCCACGCCATCACCAATATTCGTTTCTCCTTTATATCCTTCCTTAGGGGCCCCCATGGCCCTCTTCTCCTTACCTTCCcattcctcctcctttttcctctctcttcttttgtgTTATTTTCCCTGTGGAGAACGCGTACCGACACCGAGAACGGTTGGTCGAACAAGCCTTGTAAGCGTCCTTCTTAGCCCCTCATCCGTGGCTTATGCCATAGAGAATCCTTTTTCCATTCGCCGAACTTAAGCTCGTTTACGTCGAGAATGGCCGCTTCTGGTACCAATCATCTCATGCATCCATGTGTCTCcggtgatctctctctctctctctctctctctctctctctctctctctctcgctcgctctcaTGTGATAAATGAATCCTTTTGTTGATTAATCCTATATGGTatccatttttttcccttcaaattcACCGTTTTGACGGCTACCCGTTAGTTGAAAGGACATAATAATGCTGGGTCTCTATAATTTTGACAATCTTATGCTGCAATATGCGGAATAATGATAAGTTCCATTTAGAACCCCTGATCGACTGGTAGAATGCTATTTGATGGTAATCAGAAACAGGATCTCAGACGCAAGTGATTGCTTCTGAGTCCTATGCTCTGTAAGGGTACTTCTAATTGATCCCCGTCTCCTACATGGGATTGGAAAAATGGGAGAGTGATATTGGTCCATGACAAGCCCTGTGTATTCGCACAGTAATGATGAATTTACTACGAAAGAGAATTAACAGAAACGATACAATTACGGgacaatgaagaaaaagtggcctttttgttaaatttatttCTCTTGACAATAGAAATGAAAGTTGCAGACTTTAGGCAAGAAAAAAAGTATGTCATAGATGCAGATTCTGGTAGGAGTCCCCATCGCTAAATGACCAACAATTGAAATTGATGAAAGCTATATGCCAGTTTCATCACAACTTGGCGTTGTACTACACAAGTTCCATCCGATCAAGGATCGTATATTTGTCAACTGCAAGATGCGTAAATTATGTTCTAGTATGTCCACTAGGCAGGTCCTAATTCTTGTTCCATTCTCTACTTTGAGAACTTTGTTTAGGATTGCTACTAAGTATTGCTAATTGGatattcatgttcttttgtcaCTAGCTGGATGGAACATTGTTCACCATTGACCACTGATATTGGTGCACTCTTCGATGGATATTTTGTTGTTCAATAGCTAACATAATTCTTGTAATTTTGATCTCACAACTAATTTTACCCCGACATGGTAGTTTGAGGGATGCTTATCTGCAATTGTGTATGTGTGAACTACAACCACGTCTGTATCTTGAACTCATTCACTAATTCCTCTTTGCGGATGCAACCTTTAAGCTGCTCAAGATACTCTGCTAGGTGTTGTAATTTTGAGTATCATTACTCATTAGTAGCGTCAGCTTTCATGTTCTGCACAAACAGGTTTTTTTCCTATAGTAGAACAATTTGTTCCAGAGGGACCAGAAACACACCATTTAACTCATTAGTTGTAGAAAGAATATCTATCCTTGTATAATCtgcagaccattttctttaTCACCCCAAGCTAAATCTATTATCTGCAAAGGCATTTGGGTTGTGGATGGAAGATCAATtgtgttagattttttttttttaaaaaaaaggtttcatgAATGCGACTAGATTGATTATGATGTTGCcactaatttatttttcttttgctgattTTGTGTACAATAATAAGGCTGCCATTCTTCACCTTGCATTCCTAAGCGATCTCGATTAATAAGGTGGCTTAGCAAGCTGTTCAAGGGGTCAAATCACAGAATAACAAATGGTCGATGTCCAAGGGCTGTAGGAGATGAGAAGATATCTTGGCATGCTCCAGTGAATTCTTTGGTAAGATGTACATATTATCTTCCTTTAAAGCATAATTTGACATAGTTCGGCAGTTTTGACCCTCTGGCTTCTCATGCTTTTCAATTTTGTGGCATATCTAAAGGTTTTTTGTCCAAAGTTTTGCACCTGAAAGAAGTACAGATGCTTGCATCGAGTACCCTGTGTAAATAATCAGTCTTCTGATAAATTGGTTGCTTATTTGAAGTGGTCATGCACTTACAGTTTTATCATAATTTACTTCACTTTGTCATCTTCATAGTTATAGAATCTCAAAGAtacttttctcttctctctgttTATCATATGACTTGAGTCTTTGTTTTCATCAGGATGAAAGATCAAGATCTGAAAATGAAGATCTAGACCATGCAATCGCACTTTCTTTGGATGAAGAATATAAGAAACACAATGGTTAGCACTTCTTTGTAAAGATTCTTGCAGCATTGCTAGTTCCCTTACCTTTTATTTTGCAACAATTTTTGGAAAGCCCTTACGAAATGCAAATTCATAGGTCCTTCCAACATTCTCCAGTATAATAGTGATGGCTATTGATTTCTATTTATTCAGGTTGCAGGCCAGAAGCTGATAGTGATGAAGACCTTGCTAGGGCCATCCAGGAAAGCATGAACGTGTCTCTCTACCCATCCCACCCAACACCATATACGCCTGGGCCGTTTTTTCATCCAGGAAATAGGTCACCTTTCAAAGCCTTTCTTTATCCTACCATGTAATCACTTCTTGTAGTTCAGATAACTTTTTACTTTTGAGTGTTCATATGCAGTGAATATTCATAAGTTGTGAACAAACTAGGGAGTGGTTTTCATATTTGTTCTCAATACACCCAGAAATGGGTTAGGTCGTGGTTTGCCTTTAATACTCTCGACGTTCCTAGTATGTCGGCTTTGTAACTCATAGTAGGTAGCCTGATTAGGTAATCTATTGCTGATATAAGATCAATCTTGTTGGAAGTAAGTGGCATTGGATGTCCACATTGTGAAAACAAGCAAGAGGATGGCGATTAGGTGACTTATCCTGTGAGCTGGGCTCACGAAAGTTAGAATGTCTCACTTGATTATGCAAGTCACTGTGGGTTGGTGCACTTTGCACTTAAGGATCATGGAGTCTTTTGCTCTTCAAAAAAATACTATGCTTGACTTTATAAGGCCCATCTTctttagttttattttgaaaatataagagattttatttaataatgtcTACAAATTTATGTCTACAGTACCTCCATTTGACGTGACATGTTTTAGCAGAATTTGTGGTGGATGTCATCATGAAATATTTTCTGGACGCTACCTAAGCTGCATGGGAGCCTTTTGGCATCCTCAGTGCTTCCGTTGCCATGCTTGTGGGGAGCCAATAACCGAGTCTGAGGTATTTCATCTTCAATAGTTTGTTGCTTATGATTGTCATTTAACAGTGTGCCAGTTATTTTTCAGTTGtagaattattttttattaggcTGGGAGTGTTTCCACCACAATTTGCAACAATAACTCTTCCAGAAGGACTGACTTTAATGAGGGAATTCCTTTCACAGTTTTCTTTGTCAGGTTCTGATCCTTATCATAAACATTGTTATAAGGAGTTGCACCATCCCAAATGTGATGTCTGCCACCACTTTGTAAGTGCATTGACTGGCACTTGCTCTTATCATTTCATTTAACCTAAATTTGTTGCTTTGCCCATGCTAAGCCATGCAGGTTCCAATGCTATATTATAAGAAGCTGTTTTGTCAAATTATTCTCAAATTATCATTCATATTTTTTCACACACTATTGGATTATTTATGTAAGTCAAACTCAAAAGATTAATCAGGTCACATGGTGATCTGCCGAAAGATGTAAAGCATTTTCTCCTTTGGGGATAACACGGGTGgtatatgcatgttaaatggAGACATAGTCAGTTGGATTTTATGAATCAGTGCATGTGTGCATCTTCACCAAGTGTTGCTACAATTTAGCCTTGGTTTGATGATCAAGTGGAAggttttagtttttcattttaataattttacatttatatacCTGCTccattttgtaattgtgaagtCAGTCTCAAAAACCTCGGAAGTTCCCATGTATGTCAAGAGAATGATGAAAATCCTTGTGTAATCAAGAATTTTTAATTTGCTGGTCGGTATTTTGTGTCTTGATGTTTGATATAACATGTATTCAGTTGGTTCCTTTTTCCAGCTCTTTTAGCGTTACAGTGCAATCACCGTAACTTAAGTCCTTTTTAGCCTATTGTTGGTTCTGCATGAATTCCAGCTAAAACAGttgccccttttttcttttttctgtttgcttTTAAATGATTTACTGTGCTATAAAAACTTTTCTGTAAAAATGGGTTACTTGCATTACCTTTTCTAAGATCTGCTGAGGCACAAGATgactttctcttctcttgaaaATGAACctgtatgatatttgtttttAATTCAAATGGTACCCTATCCAACCTAAGTTAAACATGTTATATCTTCTCGTATTCTGCCTCCTCCAGATTCCCACAAACAGAGCTGGCCTAATTGAGTATAGAGCACATCCATTTTGGGGCCAGAAATATTGTCCTTCTCATGAGCATGATAACACGCCTCGCTGTTGTAGTTGTGAGCGCATGGAGGTATCCAGATTCTCTGTTTATTTATATACCTCCTTCTTTTCTGTGTATAATTGCTTTCAGGTTTCAAGAATAGTTGTTATGATAATAATATGTGAGTTTGCCAAATAGTCAAGGAATACAAGATTTATTTCTTTGGAAGATGGGCGCTGTTTATGCCTGGAATGTCTGGAAACTGCTGTAATGGATACCGGCGAGTGCCAGCCACTTTACCATGCCATCAGGGACTACTATGAAGGAATGAACATGAAACTGGATCAAGAAATTCCCATGCTTCTAGTTGAGAGACAGGCCCTCAATGATGCCATGGAAGGCGAGAAGGTTCAGAAATTAATTTGGAgacctttttcattttgaatttccTGTTGTTACAAAAATGATTCTGTTCCCAGGGTCATCATCACATGCCTGAGACAAGAGGCCTATGCCTTTCAGAGGAGCAGACTGTTACCACTGTATGAGGATTTCTAATTTATGCCTCTTAAGTTTCTAGTTCAGGTTGGACTCTTTTCTGAAGTCTCGACAGTGTTTCTTATTAGAGTCCACATTTGTCTTCTCATGTACAGATCTCTAAGAAGCCAGACATTGGAGAgaacaaagtaaaaaatatgCGAACTCAACAAAAGAGATTGACTCGAAGATGTGAAGTCACAGCCATTCTGATCCTTTATGGGCTTCCAAGGTACTCACTTTCTCATCCAATATTGTGGTTTTGAGAGGGAAACGTGTAAAAAGTCGACATTCTATGATGTCCTGTTGTGGTAAATGATCAGGGCCCACAACTATATATTCCCAGTCTCATGTTTTTACATCTGTAAGAATCCTAAATAATCATTTTAATTACCTTTTATTTGGACAAGACTGAAGACTCTGCGTTTGGTCATACATATCAAAGATCACCTTCTATGCCCTATCTTCTACTAGTATTTCATAAGTGAAAATTCGCTTTCAGGAAGCTCCGGTAATGCATCTTCATTTTCAATGCCAACAGTCCAAATCTCATGTATTGTAGATGAAATTCgagtaatatttatttgaacttTCAAATCATGAGATGTCTTTTCTCATGAGCTGAACCGTATTCAACTATCTAAGGGTTTGTAAGATATATTGTCTTTTCCATTTCTGCTGTCTTTTATAAGTAACAATTCCTCCCAATAAGGTTGACAGTCGTGGGGGTACTCAAATCAAATTCATGTTTCACGTACTCAAATTCATGGTTCACTCTTCATAGTCGAACAACGTTAGTTGAGCAACTATTTCTCCTGTAGATCCAATCTGCCTTAAGTGCAGTAGGCTATATCCTGTTCCTAACCTGGCTAGGCTCAGGTGAAGTGTCGTCTGTGCAACTTCCACAAGGCACTAGCATTTTATAGTTACAGATTCAAAGCTTAACTTGAAGGCAACGAGTACAAAACTTCTTCGGGAACTGGCATTGTCTATTTTCTTAGCAattatctttctttgttttactaGTTATGTGTTGGGTGCCCACGCAGATTGTTAACCGGCTCTATTTTGGCTCATGAATTGATGCATGGCTGGTTGCGCCTTAAAGGTAAGGTGGTGGTTTTCtggttttcattttgatgatgACCTGCTGAAAGGTGATTTCCTTCTAGTTTTGATagtctctctctgcctctctgtGCACTTGCAATATGCTATTCTCTAATAAGTATTGATACTGCAGGCTACCGCAATTTAAGCCCCGAGGTGGAGGAAGGAATATGTCAAGTGCTGTCATTTATGTGGCTTGAGTCGGAAGTGATGGCGGGCTCAAGTAGTGGTGCATCCTCCTCATCCTCGTCATTTTATTCATCGAAGAAAACTGGCAGAAACGACGTAGAGAAGAAGTTGGGCAAATTCTTCATGCATCAAATAGCACATGACACTTCAACAGCTTATGGAGATGGGTTCAGAGCTGCCAACAGAGCTGTGAACCAGTATGGGCTACGACGCACTCTCGACCACATCCATATGACAGGACAGCTTCCATTGTAAGAGGGTGCATTGTATTACTAAGCCATCCTAACTGCAGAACTAATGCAAAAGCCTGGTTCTAGAATGATTGCCTCGTTGTTTTTGAAGGGGTTTTATCGATGCTGGAAGAATCACAGTAGAATATTGGTTTGTACTTATTGttaaataattatttattttcacagAAGTATTCCATGTCTTATGATTCGAACTGAGaacaataatgaaaaatgtCTGTAAAGATGTCAGTGGGCAGGTAGCAATTTCATTTGTAATGAGCGAAAGCACATGCCTGTTTGCAAAATCAACCATATTTGGACcccttttattttcaagatttcAGAAGCAACTTTTGGGTTCTTTCCAGGATGCTTCACCTAAGCATGTTTGCTTCCTGTGACTTTAGGAATTAATCAGTCCATTGCCAATGTTAAGTCCCCTGcaaattaatttgttatttaaaGAGTTGCTGCACTTGCAAAATGCATCCAGGGGGAAGGAGAAACTGAAGACGGGATTCTGAAAAATGAATTAATATTAGAAACACATGAATACTAATATAACCTATTGATACATTTTAGAGCATAACAATATTTGATCTATACAAAGAAAATGTGCCGTTTCATGGcagcaattacaaaacttgcTACCACGGTTCCTCGGacgcagcaaaaaaaaaaaatcaaaccacTTTGGACTTTATATCATACTGTGCACATTAGGTTCTCCACTGAGGTAGAATTTAATGCAATGGCATTTCAACTCAAGGGCTCAGTCATCCGGAGGATCGGAAAGAAGCATCTTCATTGTCTCGTATGTCATGAAGACTATGCCAACACTAGGAACAACCTTGTAGTATTCAGGAAGGATGCCTCTGTACAGTCCACGGAATCCTTCAGTCCGCACTATGTGTGCAAATGTTCCAAAAAGCCCCATATTATAAACACGAGGACGACCTGCAGCCCCTTCCAACTGTTTCCGCCGTCTTACCAGATCCAGAGGAAATGTCACTGGAAATCACATAAAAGGAATTCTCagcaatctgaaaaaaaaaaactgttcatTTTTCTAGTTAAAGCAGCCATATTAGACAGTTATTGTGGTGTGGAAGACTGACTTATTTTCAGAACGGGGCaagatgaatgaagaaaaaaaaaaacgtgcgAGCGACCACAACATTCCATCTTAGCAACACAAGAAAAGAGACACAAGTAACACTAATTCTGGAAACATCTTTGTTCCTCAGTAAGTGTCACCTTATAGAAATCAATGTCCAACAAGTCCAAGCAGAGCATTTCTCATCTACTAGCATAAAATACCACAACATCCCGTGCCTGTGCACTTGAATTTACATAGGTGTTATATGTTCAATGATATCCGTTCATGGAGTATAAATGCAAATACGGTAAAATTACTTGAAAAGATGCAGCTAAAATTGCTGAATCAATAAATGAGatacaaaaggagaaaaagactcAAGATTTTATCCTCATTACCTGTTGAGGATGCAATACCAGAGAGGCTTCCACAAGCCAAGCTGACAAGAATGGAAGAATCACTTGGCctatcataaaaataaatagcgattaagataaataaaataaaataccaaaaaaaatacAGTCATTCAGAATATAAAATCTGCCTCATTGatctacaaaaagaaaaagtagtacCTGTGTATTTGCCAAGATGATCTCAGAGTTTCATAGACACAAAAGCTTATTGATATATTGGGACCCACCCCCTGTATCATGAAAAACAATCTAGTCAAACAAGGACCAAAGGACAGCAGGCAGAACAGAATGCAAAAAGATTAGCATACCAGAAGCGTTGCACCTAAACCTTTGTAGAGTCCCCTAATGCCCTCATCTCTGCAAATGGTGCAAAGTGCATGTGAAATGCCCCTGTAATAGATGGCATTCGTCTGCAAAATTTCATACATAAGGAGTTCTGTTATTAATGCAAATCAATAATCCCGCCCAAAAAGATCACATCACGGTGCATGACAATGAATAGCTAATTCAATGAATGGATTCTGTTTAATGACATTCTGAAATGGACTATACAGATTCAGCATAAAGGCAAAAATGTCCTGAAAGCGCAACACAGGTATAGCTCATGTTTGTATGCGGTGGCAAATTCCATATCAGAATTCTTTTATACCAAAAGTGGAAAACTTGATCCTTTGGGTGAAAATGTGATAATATCAAGTATGAACTATCTTAGAGAAATGAATAGCACAGATGTAGCAGAAAAAGAATGTGTCAAATTCAACAAGAGAATCacatcagagagagaaagggcccTGCTACATTCTTCAAtattataaacatatatttaattaataaaataaacaaaagattcATGGCATACACCTTTCTTCAGTTCATTAGAATCATTCTGTAGGTTCCCTCTTTCTGTCACAAAAtgtaagttcttttttttttcttattctcacTAGTTCTGACTTGCAGCTATTCAACCATGAAAGGATAGCTCTTCCAATAAAAACTTATAAACAGGAAAAATAATATGCATGCTAAGAACTAGCTGAGGAATTCAAATTCAGAGAGTTAACTCCAAGGAATCACTCTACAACAGGAGATACAGAAACAGATACCTGAGCAGCGAGCCTAGTTCTGACAAGATCCAATGGGTATGTAATAGAGGCTGCTGTTATTCCAGCTAAACCACCACCTACAAGGCGCACAAAAAGATCCACACTTGCATTTTCTCTATCCTTATCCAATGCAGGAATTGATTGCAAGAACTGAAATAAAAGATACCTGCTTTCCATCAGTAAATTTTATGGGAACGAAACAAAATTATTAGAAGagataaaagagaaatgaaataaaatttactAACATTTTTATATCGCTCGTATGAATAAAAGCTGATTGATGAATATGGAAGACGATGCACTATTGTCACCAAATTTCCCTTCCAGAATGCTCTGAAACCTTCTTCATAAACAATACGAGAAGCCTCACGCCATATGCTAGGCTTGCTCAGAGTAGCAACATCAGAGTGCATCCCTTGTAGCTGAGATGACAGGATAATACAATTGAGACATGACACAAGTATCAGTTAACAATGTGTTACATGGATTTAACTTCTACAAGCATTAAGTATCCTTGTCTGCTACTGATAGACACTGACATCAACACATATCCGACATTTCTTAAGAGTTAtgcttcttttttccttattttacataaaataggctttccttttttatcaaaatatataaagaaaagagTGAGCAGGAGCTGAGGTGCAACCCCTCCTTTGCTCCCTTTTGGTAAGATATTAAGTGAAAGAAGAAGGGACACCACTCCACTCCACTTCATATACATAGCATGTCAGTATTCTCTGTGCCAGACGAAGGCAAACAATGTTGGGCACAAATACTTGTTTCAGTGCATAAGTACTGTAAACTGTTAGCTACTAGCATAAGGTGTCAGGGCATTCATAAATAGACCAGCAA contains these protein-coding regions:
- the LOC116254555 gene encoding LIM domain-containing protein HDR3 isoform X2 — its product is MAASGTNHLMHPCVSGCHSSPCIPKRSRLIRWLSKLFKGSNHRITNGRCPRAVGDEKISWHAPVNSLDERSRSENEDLDHAIALSLDEEYKKHNGCRPEADSDEDLARAIQESMNVSLYPSHPTPYTPGPFFHPGNRICGGCHHEIFSGRYLSCMGAFWHPQCFRCHACGEPITESEIPTNRAGLIEYRAHPFWGQKYCPSHEHDNTPRCCSCERMESRNTRFISLEDGRCLCLECLETAVMDTGECQPLYHAIRDYYEGMNMKLDQEIPMLLVERQALNDAMEGEKGHHHMPETRGLCLSEEQTVTTISKKPDIGENKVKNMRTQQKRLTRRCEVTAILILYGLPRLLTGSILAHELMHGWLRLKGYRNLSPEVEEGICQVLSFMWLESEVMAGSSSGASSSSSSFYSSKKTGRNDVEKKLGKFFMHQIAHDTSTAYGDGFRAANRAVNQYGLRRTLDHIHMTGQLPL
- the LOC116255323 gene encoding uncharacterized protein LOC116255323, which encodes MQTEAAAAADGRLHHQGTARAHLSACSQSLNSGSLDRAGVRKYTHSVQQSQIGTISQLLAGGIAGAVSKTCTAPLARLTILFQLQGMHSDVATLSKPSIWREASRIVYEEGFRAFWKGNLVTIVHRLPYSSISFYSYERYKNFLQSIPALDKDRENASVDLFVRLVGGGLAGITAASITYPLDLVRTRLAAQTNAIYYRGISHALCTICRDEGIRGLYKGLGATLLGVGPNISISFCVYETLRSSWQIHRPSDSSILVSLACGSLSGIASSTVTFPLDLVRRRKQLEGAAGRPRVYNMGLFGTFAHIVRTEGFRGLYRGILPEYYKVVPSVGIVFMTYETMKMLLSDPPDD
- the LOC116254555 gene encoding LIM domain-containing protein HDR3 isoform X1 — translated: MAASGTNHLMHPCVSGCHSSPCIPKRSRLIRWLSKLFKGSNHRITNGRCPRAVGDEKISWHAPVNSLDERSRSENEDLDHAIALSLDEEYKKHNGCRPEADSDEDLARAIQESMNVSLYPSHPTPYTPGPFFHPGNRICGGCHHEIFSGRYLSCMGAFWHPQCFRCHACGEPITESEFSLSGSDPYHKHCYKELHHPKCDVCHHFIPTNRAGLIEYRAHPFWGQKYCPSHEHDNTPRCCSCERMESRNTRFISLEDGRCLCLECLETAVMDTGECQPLYHAIRDYYEGMNMKLDQEIPMLLVERQALNDAMEGEKGHHHMPETRGLCLSEEQTVTTISKKPDIGENKVKNMRTQQKRLTRRCEVTAILILYGLPRLLTGSILAHELMHGWLRLKGYRNLSPEVEEGICQVLSFMWLESEVMAGSSSGASSSSSSFYSSKKTGRNDVEKKLGKFFMHQIAHDTSTAYGDGFRAANRAVNQYGLRRTLDHIHMTGQLPL